A single Methanolobus sp. ZRKC5 DNA region contains:
- a CDS encoding DUF6884 domain-containing protein, which yields MGKSVLSQLKKTTAIKNDDFVLLTGDKYRKYQLPQISKYEIPLEGMRISEQLQYLKEHVNNKR from the coding sequence CTGGGCAAAAGTGTTTTATCTCAATTGAAAAAGACTACTGCAATCAAGAATGATGATTTTGTGCTTCTTACAGGTGACAAATACAGGAAATACCAGTTGCCTCAAATATCAAAGTATGAGATTCCCTTAGAAGGGATGAGAATAAGCGAACAGTTACAATATCTAAAAGAACATGTCAACAATAAACGATGA
- a CDS encoding VWA domain-containing protein — protein sequence MSKDIAEQTDPTEEELLELIESRFFERNYHNNFLSFLKKSSSSYHGELLRTVHMLLDKDRMLAEVFFENLPDASENTGPEGIRKWAGTGIKIFDQDKDLAIDYFTYSAPLLKNLDVSELKEWALNGICVFEENPLLGRPYFSMRSKDSKEFIEGLIGSAALSEIVNVLRYYALGLSGVNFNILSRRMLQMGEENDFINPVIAGKTIYLAPSIRKYGDFENNFKIYKLSIIHEVGHVQFSSHKIELEEAAELMADIRRRYTTIKKRTSLSGMQPEGIIDIADVIALFPNKALAGTILGILEDARVEYRIMELYKGVRSDLERIRHQMLLTRSALKGKLEEFMESLLWISTGHEPVHNIRNGTRDLLDQAKTLLKDRIFQKESSILDSLDTTFRIYTMLDDKLGPLSQMEYEVLKNLDYRGVSIEVYGRKEPLSSRPHENVIRNFIPETEVELVAEEESPKEEEIKHQSTYATNKNWKILGSYRYEEWDSMINDYKANWCTVNEVEPFGMSSDYYKDASKQYRNEIAQIKQVFNRMRPETFRRMKEQTDGTEIDIDAFMDALIQKRCGINPDDGLYLRWDKHERDVATLFLIDISYSTHKMVNYEEKSILDVEKDSLIIMIQALESIGDKYAIYAFSGQTRDDVEYFVIKEFDEELSEKVARRISLLEPVSNTRLGPAIRHSIRKLEKVDAKTKIMILLSDGEPFDTSRGENAYKESVAEEDTRIAIGEGNAMGINFFCITVDSNPGKYLDNIFSGAGYTIIDDASSLPETLPVLYKRITT from the coding sequence TTGTCAAAGGATATAGCAGAACAGACCGATCCCACAGAAGAAGAGCTGCTTGAACTTATAGAATCCAGGTTCTTTGAAAGAAATTATCACAATAATTTTCTCAGTTTTCTGAAAAAAAGCAGCTCATCATATCATGGTGAACTTCTTAGAACTGTCCACATGCTGCTTGATAAAGACCGGATGCTTGCAGAAGTTTTCTTTGAGAACCTTCCCGATGCATCAGAGAATACAGGACCCGAAGGGATCAGGAAATGGGCTGGTACCGGAATAAAAATATTTGATCAGGATAAGGATCTGGCAATTGATTATTTTACCTATTCAGCTCCACTCTTAAAGAATCTGGATGTCAGTGAACTGAAAGAGTGGGCCCTGAACGGAATCTGTGTCTTTGAAGAGAATCCACTTCTTGGAAGACCCTATTTTTCCATGAGATCTAAGGACTCAAAGGAATTCATTGAAGGACTTATCGGGTCTGCAGCACTCAGTGAGATCGTAAACGTCCTCAGGTACTATGCCCTTGGATTGTCAGGTGTCAATTTCAACATCCTTTCCCGAAGGATGTTGCAGATGGGGGAAGAAAACGATTTTATAAATCCTGTGATTGCAGGCAAGACAATTTACCTCGCACCCAGTATCAGGAAATATGGAGATTTTGAAAATAACTTCAAGATATACAAGCTGAGCATAATACATGAGGTCGGTCATGTACAGTTCAGTTCTCATAAGATAGAACTAGAAGAAGCAGCGGAACTGATGGCAGATATCAGACGGAGATACACGACCATAAAGAAAAGAACTTCTCTGTCAGGAATGCAACCCGAGGGTATCATTGATATCGCTGATGTCATAGCTCTGTTTCCCAACAAAGCACTGGCAGGAACAATACTCGGTATTCTTGAAGATGCCAGGGTCGAGTACAGGATAATGGAACTCTACAAGGGTGTTCGCTCGGACCTTGAGAGGATAAGACACCAGATGCTTCTAACAAGGTCTGCCCTAAAAGGTAAACTTGAGGAGTTCATGGAATCACTACTGTGGATCTCGACAGGACATGAACCTGTTCACAATATCAGAAATGGAACAAGGGATCTTCTGGACCAGGCAAAGACTCTTCTGAAGGACAGGATATTCCAGAAAGAGTCATCTATCCTTGATTCCCTTGATACGACCTTCAGGATATATACCATGCTTGATGACAAACTGGGTCCATTGAGCCAAATGGAATATGAAGTACTAAAGAATCTTGATTACCGTGGAGTGAGTATCGAAGTGTATGGAAGGAAGGAGCCTCTTTCTTCCAGACCACATGAGAATGTTATCAGGAATTTCATTCCCGAAACTGAAGTGGAACTGGTAGCAGAGGAGGAAAGTCCGAAAGAAGAAGAGATCAAGCACCAGTCCACCTATGCTACAAACAAGAACTGGAAGATACTTGGCAGTTACAGGTATGAAGAATGGGATTCCATGATCAATGACTACAAAGCGAACTGGTGTACTGTCAATGAGGTTGAGCCTTTTGGCATGTCCAGTGATTACTACAAGGATGCGTCAAAACAGTACAGGAACGAGATAGCCCAGATCAAACAAGTATTCAACCGGATGAGACCGGAAACATTCCGCAGGATGAAAGAACAGACCGATGGAACTGAGATTGATATCGATGCCTTCATGGATGCCCTAATACAGAAGAGATGTGGGATAAATCCTGATGACGGGCTCTACCTCAGATGGGATAAGCATGAAAGGGATGTTGCAACTCTTTTCCTTATAGATATCAGCTATTCCACACATAAAATGGTGAACTATGAAGAAAAGAGCATATTAGATGTTGAAAAAGACTCGCTTATTATCATGATACAGGCCCTTGAAAGCATAGGTGACAAGTATGCGATCTACGCATTCTCCGGTCAGACAAGGGATGATGTTGAGTACTTTGTCATAAAAGAGTTCGATGAGGAACTATCAGAAAAAGTTGCACGCAGGATCAGTCTGCTGGAACCGGTATCCAACACAAGACTTGGACCTGCCATCCGCCATTCCATCAGGAAACTTGAGAAGGTAGATGCAAAAACAAAGATCATGATTTTGTTGTCTGATGGTGAACCCTTCGATACCTCCCGGGGAGAAAACGCATACAAAGAAAGCGTTGCTGAAGAAGATACAAGGATAGCGATTGGAGAAGGCAATGCCATGGGAATAAATTTCTTCTGCATAACCGTGGATTCGAATCCAGGCAAATATCTTGACAATATTTTCTCAGGTGCAGGATACACAATAATAGACGATGCCAGCTCGCTTCCAGAAACTCTTCCGGTGCTGTATAAGAGAATAACTACCTGA
- a CDS encoding CbbQ/NirQ/NorQ C-terminal domain-containing protein: protein MIAKCSLLREACWIAITRAITDNLDLQKSIEEIINAIVE from the coding sequence ATGATAGCTAAATGTTCTTTATTAAGAGAAGCCTGCTGGATAGCCATTACAAGGGCGATTACGGATAATCTTGACTTGCAGAAAAGTATCGAAGAAATAATCAATGCCATCGTGGAGTGA
- a CDS encoding IS66 family transposase, with protein MCIDREEILAVYEAGPEAVVELVTRLLGIIEHQSLQIAQLEERVRHLEEMLEKNSRNSSKPPSTDSYARNKPTLKSQRKKTNKHVGGQNGHPGTTLRINDDPDEVIVHPVNQCVNCGRSLASVPSDYERRQVFDIPPITINCIEHRCEIKTCPKCSHVNKALFPDGVTQPTQYGHRVKSFAVYLHTYQLLPYQRVTKLFSDILGCKISPATLVNTERSCFEKLGAFENTVKHLLKESPVINLDETGMRINAVRNWLHVAGTDKLTYYFAHRKRGSEAMDAMGILPGYTGVATHDFWKPYNKYECQHSLCNAHLLRELTGASENSDQQWPKIMSDLLICIKHHVDNDLLDTELIQRFSEDYDHITCLGVNENPPDPESNVRSKKRGRKKQTTVKNLLDRFIGHKEDILRFMYDQNVPFDNNQAERDIRMTKVQQKISGTFRSKQGAKNFCRIRGYVSTVNKNSESVIDAISAIFYGNSFVPKLQN; from the coding sequence ATTTGTATAGACCGCGAAGAAATACTTGCAGTTTATGAAGCTGGTCCAGAAGCAGTAGTAGAACTTGTAACTCGATTACTTGGGATAATTGAACATCAATCTCTCCAAATTGCACAACTTGAAGAGCGTGTCAGGCATTTGGAAGAAATGCTTGAAAAGAATAGTCGCAACAGTAGCAAACCACCTTCTACTGATTCTTATGCACGGAATAAACCAACCCTTAAAAGTCAAAGAAAAAAGACCAATAAGCATGTAGGTGGTCAAAACGGTCATCCTGGTACTACATTAAGAATAAATGATGATCCGGATGAAGTTATTGTTCATCCTGTTAATCAATGCGTCAATTGTGGGAGATCGTTAGCTTCTGTTCCCTCTGACTATGAAAGAAGACAGGTCTTTGACATTCCTCCTATAACTATCAATTGCATTGAACATCGTTGCGAGATTAAAACATGTCCCAAATGTTCTCATGTAAACAAAGCTCTTTTTCCAGATGGTGTAACTCAGCCGACTCAATACGGTCATCGAGTTAAGTCATTTGCAGTTTATTTGCACACTTACCAATTACTTCCTTATCAGCGTGTTACCAAGTTGTTCTCTGATATTTTGGGATGCAAGATAAGTCCTGCTACTTTGGTGAACACGGAACGTAGTTGTTTTGAGAAGCTTGGAGCTTTTGAAAATACAGTGAAACATCTCCTGAAAGAATCTCCTGTCATCAATCTGGATGAAACAGGAATGAGAATAAATGCAGTTCGTAATTGGCTTCATGTGGCAGGTACAGACAAACTGACCTATTATTTTGCACATCGCAAAAGGGGCTCAGAAGCAATGGATGCTATGGGCATATTACCAGGTTACACTGGTGTTGCAACACATGATTTTTGGAAACCGTACAACAAATATGAATGTCAACATTCATTATGTAATGCACATTTATTACGAGAGTTAACTGGAGCTTCCGAAAACAGTGATCAACAGTGGCCAAAGATAATGAGTGATCTCTTGATATGCATTAAACATCATGTTGATAATGATCTTTTAGATACTGAGCTAATTCAAAGGTTCAGTGAGGATTATGATCACATAACTTGTTTAGGAGTGAATGAAAATCCTCCTGATCCGGAATCAAATGTGCGGTCTAAAAAACGAGGACGTAAGAAGCAGACCACGGTAAAGAATTTGCTGGATAGGTTTATTGGCCATAAAGAGGATATCTTGCGATTTATGTACGACCAAAACGTTCCGTTTGATAACAATCAGGCTGAAAGAGATATCAGAATGACGAAAGTACAGCAGAAGATATCAGGTACTTTCCGCAGTAAACAGGGTGCAAAAAATTTCTGCCGTATAAGAGGATACGTGTCTACTGTTAATAAGAATTCTGAATCTGTTATCGATGCAATTAGTGCAATATTTTATGGCAATTCATTTGTTCCAAAGTTGCAGAATTGA
- a CDS encoding hydantoinase/oxoprolinase family protein, which produces MHFGLGIDAGGTYTDAVLLRGSDGTIVDSKKAFTTYPDLQKGIKNVLDSLDQELLKDVNLVSVSTTLSTNSLLEGTGKAVGLIIVGEEPAQTEFPSQYILCASGGHDTRGDEVCELDLSSIEEFILSTKTKVSAYAVSAYFGVRNPDHEIKVKELITKMTGMPVVCGYELSQELGAYERAVTAVLNAQLIPITYQFVNSVIRDIRARGIDARLLMLKCDGSVYNIEDALERPIETIFSGPAASLLGASYLSKMDTCAVIDIGGTSTDVSMLYNGVPEISTSGAVVGGWKTRVRAMKMETSATGGDSHIWVTDGRVRIGPRRVIPLCVASKTYPDLISKLKRSRIISRGIMDENFQPTKFFVRTGYEALDIDNDERAVLDLMRSEPVSALEMSDVLNRNTSTKVLDSLVKKRLIQGIGFTPTDALHVLGVYTKWGVNAAEIGALNLSRYVQKGKYDFCAYVRELIAKNIAADLMSYILPHHPDEVIADLLSHEYPAKFKVELPVVLLGGPAQAYDSELRSLIEADVAVPEFADVGNAVGALAGKGVKRIEISIMPASIENPDEDFLLFSPVGRERFQRYADAVEFATKLGTELVLDYEMRCGILKEDTKITVSKKTVSPENWSHPPLETRVIVVGIGNPMMILKD; this is translated from the coding sequence ATGCACTTTGGTCTTGGTATCGATGCCGGTGGAACATATACAGATGCAGTACTTCTTAGAGGCTCAGACGGGACTATTGTGGATTCAAAAAAGGCTTTTACAACGTATCCTGATCTGCAGAAAGGTATAAAGAACGTTCTTGATTCACTTGACCAGGAACTTCTGAAGGATGTGAATCTGGTGTCCGTTTCGACCACTCTTTCAACCAATTCCCTTCTTGAAGGTACGGGAAAGGCTGTTGGTCTTATAATTGTAGGAGAGGAACCGGCACAAACAGAATTTCCATCGCAGTATATTCTATGTGCTTCCGGGGGACATGATACCAGAGGCGATGAAGTCTGTGAACTCGATCTTTCTTCAATAGAGGAATTTATTCTCAGTACAAAGACAAAGGTTTCAGCATATGCTGTTTCAGCTTATTTCGGTGTTCGTAATCCTGATCATGAGATTAAAGTTAAAGAACTCATCACGAAAATGACCGGAATGCCGGTTGTCTGTGGGTATGAACTCTCTCAGGAACTGGGTGCTTATGAGCGAGCTGTGACTGCTGTACTGAATGCACAGTTGATACCTATCACATACCAGTTCGTTAACTCGGTTATCAGGGATATCCGTGCAAGAGGTATCGATGCCCGCCTTCTGATGCTCAAGTGTGACGGTTCTGTCTATAATATCGAAGATGCTCTTGAACGACCGATTGAGACTATTTTTTCCGGACCTGCTGCAAGTCTTTTAGGTGCTTCTTATCTCTCAAAGATGGACACATGTGCGGTAATTGATATCGGAGGAACCAGTACCGATGTTTCCATGCTGTATAATGGTGTACCTGAAATAAGTACATCGGGAGCTGTTGTTGGTGGCTGGAAGACCCGTGTAAGAGCTATGAAGATGGAAACATCTGCAACCGGAGGAGACAGTCATATCTGGGTTACGGACGGACGGGTAAGAATAGGTCCCAGAAGAGTGATTCCACTTTGTGTTGCATCAAAGACATATCCTGATCTTATTAGCAAACTTAAAAGGAGCAGGATTATTTCAAGAGGTATCATGGATGAGAATTTCCAGCCGACCAAATTCTTTGTCAGGACTGGTTACGAAGCTTTGGATATTGATAATGATGAAAGAGCAGTGCTTGATCTTATGAGATCAGAGCCTGTTTCAGCACTTGAGATGTCAGATGTACTGAACAGGAACACATCCACAAAAGTGCTCGACTCACTTGTAAAAAAGCGTCTTATACAGGGAATTGGTTTCACTCCGACTGATGCACTGCATGTTCTTGGTGTATACACAAAATGGGGTGTGAATGCTGCGGAGATCGGAGCACTTAATCTCTCAAGATATGTTCAGAAGGGTAAATATGATTTCTGTGCCTATGTAAGGGAACTCATAGCGAAGAACATAGCAGCTGATCTTATGTCCTATATACTGCCACACCATCCGGATGAAGTGATAGCAGACCTGCTGAGTCATGAATATCCTGCAAAATTCAAGGTAGAGTTGCCAGTGGTATTGCTGGGGGGTCCTGCACAGGCATACGACAGTGAACTCAGATCCCTTATCGAAGCAGATGTGGCGGTTCCTGAGTTTGCAGATGTTGGAAATGCAGTTGGTGCTCTTGCAGGTAAAGGCGTGAAGAGAATCGAAATTTCGATTATGCCGGCTTCCATTGAGAATCCGGATGAGGATTTCCTGCTTTTCTCTCCGGTTGGCAGGGAACGTTTCCAGAGATATGCTGATGCAGTGGAATTCGCAACGAAGCTTGGAACCGAACTTGTGCTGGATTATGAGATGCGGTGTGGTATACTAAAAGAAGATACAAAGATCACTGTTTCTAAAAAGACTGTCTCACCCGAAAACTGGTCCCATCCTCCTCTGGAGACAAGGGTAATAGTTGTGGGCATAGGAAATCCTATGATGATTCTGAAAGACTAG
- a CDS encoding ATP-binding protein has protein sequence MFHINTLESEDKIAWFAFLSLLISSMIVHSMKVTGLERKLEIEIKKNKDSYGILLTKYGIENTLLQITSMLTFSEKLDEKIEESLSMLGELCNADRAYIFKQQLNSELISNTHEWCASGVKPQKDILQELPISIYSWWMAKLSNGEAIHIRDLNELPPEAKAEKALLEEQDIKSLIVLPFKIEGELAGFIGFDNVKETGEWDEKDIETLKTFTNILGMAFRKRAISKDLDMERKQLLSVFDSIENPIYVSDPYTHEILYVNKYLNEILDKNPIGKKCYKELQRLEEPCNFCTNPIILENKNKSHQWEYYNPITCRDYIISDRIIKWPDGRDVRLELTHDITKIKDAERALKENEDNFKKIIDNSPLPIAIMDSNEYFEYANKRLTEILGYTIEDIPTMNKWWETVYPDSEYRKTVRNNWEMISKKQETGMSGEWIVSCKDGTERQIAFYFTKTNNNAIFILNDLTNLKRTEEALLLDESCLETLHELSLMNISSIDEIKSFALEEGIKLTQSKMGMVVLFDGENEKYTTDTYPEDILFLNNINKEIFVSLLESTGFLPMLLEVKKPVILNRSSHDINSPEFTLCRKLSIESYLTVPILNENEVVGFAAVANKEGEYTASDLRQFVLITQMMGRMILLKRSEDELKTYNQKLRDINSKLSKANDELHSLDELKSNFLSTISHELKTPLISIMGFSELVGDESLGSLNKEQKKAMNVVSSNSGQLKRLIESLLFMSALEPKNYIYDFSNISIKPIIEKALSVISVENTDKNLIIENKLPDELYLVNGDSNYLSELFIHLIDNAFKFTPSEGRISIYGSKKKSDIHIVIEDTGIGIPQTKVMKTFDSFYQLDGSLSRRYGGAGIGLNICKRIVEDHGGKLWIESMENVGTKVHITLPVVKSALSPSLSESS, from the coding sequence TTGTTTCATATAAACACACTTGAATCAGAAGACAAAATTGCATGGTTCGCCTTCCTTTCACTACTGATTAGTTCTATGATAGTTCACAGCATGAAAGTAACAGGGCTAGAACGGAAGCTTGAAATTGAGATAAAAAAAAATAAAGACTCTTATGGAATACTTCTAACCAAATACGGAATTGAAAACACGTTATTGCAAATTACTTCCATGCTTACTTTTTCAGAGAAACTCGATGAGAAGATAGAAGAATCACTGTCAATGCTTGGAGAATTATGTAATGCAGACCGTGCCTACATATTTAAACAACAGCTAAACTCTGAACTAATTAGTAACACACACGAATGGTGCGCCAGCGGAGTAAAGCCTCAGAAAGATATACTTCAGGAACTTCCAATATCAATATACTCATGGTGGATGGCTAAGCTCAGCAATGGTGAAGCGATCCACATCAGGGACTTGAATGAACTTCCTCCTGAAGCAAAAGCTGAAAAAGCACTTCTCGAAGAACAGGACATTAAATCACTTATTGTTTTACCTTTCAAAATAGAAGGTGAACTTGCAGGTTTTATTGGTTTTGATAATGTAAAAGAAACCGGAGAATGGGACGAAAAAGATATTGAAACCCTTAAAACTTTCACAAATATACTGGGAATGGCCTTCCGAAAAAGAGCCATATCCAAAGATCTTGATATGGAAAGAAAACAATTGCTTTCGGTTTTTGATAGTATCGAAAATCCAATCTATGTTTCTGACCCATACACTCACGAAATACTTTATGTCAATAAATACCTGAATGAAATATTGGATAAGAATCCTATTGGAAAGAAATGCTATAAAGAACTCCAGAGACTTGAAGAGCCATGTAATTTCTGCACAAACCCGATAATACTCGAAAATAAGAACAAGTCACATCAATGGGAATATTATAACCCCATTACGTGCAGAGATTACATAATTTCTGACAGAATCATTAAATGGCCGGATGGACGTGATGTCCGCTTGGAATTAACTCACGACATCACAAAAATAAAGGATGCTGAAAGAGCTCTAAAAGAAAATGAAGATAATTTTAAGAAAATAATTGATAATTCTCCTTTGCCAATAGCTATAATGGATTCAAATGAATATTTTGAATACGCAAATAAAAGACTGACAGAAATACTGGGATACACAATAGAAGACATACCTACCATGAATAAGTGGTGGGAAACTGTTTATCCAGATAGTGAATACCGGAAAACTGTTCGTAATAATTGGGAGATGATTTCCAAAAAGCAGGAAACAGGCATGAGTGGCGAATGGATTGTATCTTGCAAAGATGGAACAGAAAGACAGATTGCATTCTATTTTACAAAAACAAATAATAATGCTATTTTTATCCTCAATGACCTGACCAACTTGAAAAGAACTGAAGAAGCCTTATTGCTCGACGAATCGTGCCTTGAAACTTTACATGAACTAAGCCTGATGAACATCTCCTCGATTGACGAGATAAAATCTTTTGCACTTGAGGAAGGAATTAAACTAACACAAAGCAAGATGGGTATGGTTGTACTTTTTGATGGAGAGAATGAAAAATATACTACAGATACATACCCTGAAGATATATTGTTCCTGAATAATATCAACAAGGAAATATTCGTTTCTTTACTTGAAAGTACGGGTTTCTTGCCAATGTTGCTTGAAGTGAAAAAACCAGTGATACTAAACCGGTCCTCACATGACATTAATTCACCGGAATTTACATTATGCAGAAAGCTTTCAATTGAGTCTTACCTTACCGTGCCAATACTTAATGAAAATGAAGTTGTGGGATTTGCAGCTGTTGCAAACAAGGAAGGAGAATACACCGCTTCAGATCTCAGGCAGTTTGTCCTTATTACTCAGATGATGGGCAGAATGATATTACTCAAAAGATCAGAAGATGAACTTAAAACATACAATCAGAAGCTAAGGGATATAAATTCTAAACTTAGCAAGGCAAATGATGAACTACATTCCCTCGATGAACTAAAGAGCAATTTCCTTTCGACTATAAGCCATGAACTTAAGACACCACTCATTTCCATAATGGGATTCAGTGAGCTGGTTGGAGATGAAAGCCTGGGTTCACTTAATAAAGAACAAAAGAAAGCAATGAATGTAGTTAGCAGTAATTCCGGACAATTGAAACGTTTGATAGAATCATTACTTTTCATGAGTGCACTGGAGCCTAAAAATTATATTTACGATTTCAGTAATATTTCTATTAAACCAATTATAGAGAAGGCCCTGTCAGTTATTTCTGTAGAAAATACGGATAAGAACCTCATTATAGAGAACAAGTTACCTGATGAACTGTATCTCGTAAATGGTGATTCGAACTACCTTAGCGAATTGTTCATCCACCTGATAGATAATGCTTTCAAATTCACACCATCTGAAGGAAGAATATCCATTTATGGCTCAAAGAAGAAAAGCGACATCCACATTGTTATAGAAGACACCGGAATAGGAATACCACAAACCAAGGTAATGAAAACCTTTGATAGTTTTTATCAGCTTGATGGCTCCCTGTCCCGTAGATATGGTGGAGCAGGTATTGGATTGAACATATGTAAAAGAATAGTCGAGGATCATGGTGGAAAACTGTGGATAGAGAGTATGGAAAACGTGGGAACAAAAGTGCACATCACACTTCCCGTAGTAAAAAGTGCACTATCGCCTAGTCTTTCAGAATCATCATAG
- a CDS encoding IS5 family transposase, whose protein sequence is MDSFTDFALNEEYKRLQSVGDKLAEIEYLVDWKPFRPILESMYINRTASGGRPEADVIVMFKMLVLQQWHGLSDAELEKQCIDRISFRKFLGFPEYVPDSTTVWSFRKRIIDNGKEKAVWDEMQNQLDALGLKIKKGMIQDATFIHSDPGHAKADVLRGKDAKTRRSKDGTWTKKNGKSHFGYKLHTIIDKDYELIRRFETTTASLHDSQVDLSEKGEVVYRDKGYFGAIAKGFAATMQRAVRGHPLGIMDILRNERISVKRVPCERVYAVTKEIFKTRKVLVTTVERVNAKMLMTAFCFNLHQLRTLKTKGVI, encoded by the coding sequence ATGGATTCTTTTACTGATTTTGCCTTAAATGAAGAATATAAGCGTCTCCAATCTGTCGGAGATAAGCTTGCTGAAATTGAATATTTAGTAGATTGGAAGCCTTTTCGCCCTATTCTGGAGTCAATGTACATAAACAGAACAGCTTCAGGCGGACGGCCTGAAGCTGATGTTATTGTAATGTTCAAGATGCTTGTTCTGCAACAATGGCATGGTCTTTCTGATGCTGAGCTTGAAAAGCAGTGTATTGACAGGATATCCTTTAGGAAATTCCTGGGATTTCCTGAATATGTACCAGACAGTACAACTGTCTGGTCATTCAGGAAGAGAATTATCGACAATGGTAAAGAAAAAGCGGTGTGGGATGAAATGCAGAATCAGCTTGATGCTCTTGGTTTGAAGATTAAAAAAGGAATGATCCAGGATGCAACTTTTATTCACTCAGATCCAGGACATGCAAAAGCAGATGTACTCAGAGGAAAAGATGCGAAAACAAGAAGAAGCAAAGATGGAACCTGGACTAAGAAAAATGGTAAATCTCACTTTGGATACAAACTTCATACAATTATTGATAAGGATTATGAACTAATCAGAAGATTTGAGACAACAACTGCATCACTTCACGATTCACAGGTTGATCTGTCTGAAAAGGGTGAAGTGGTGTATAGAGATAAAGGATATTTTGGAGCAATAGCAAAAGGTTTTGCAGCAACAATGCAACGAGCTGTAAGAGGACATCCTTTAGGAATAATGGATATCCTCAGAAATGAAAGAATAAGTGTGAAAAGAGTCCCTTGCGAAAGAGTGTATGCAGTGACAAAAGAAATATTTAAAACCAGAAAGGTTCTTGTTACAACTGTAGAAAGAGTGAATGCAAAAATGTTGATGACAGCTTTTTGTTTTAATCTGCATCAATTGAGGACACTAAAAACCAAAGGAGTAATTTAG
- a CDS encoding NAD-dependent protein deacylase — protein MHRLAELLETSKNCVFLSGAGISTFSGIPDFRGSNGLYAKYDANKVFDLEYFRDDPVYFYTHAKDFIYNLDTKEPNIIHDTLASLEKEGHVQAVITQNIDLLHQKAGSINVLEVHGSPANHRCLACNRNYSYDEVCEQLKNNEVPYCSECAGLIKPDITFFGEMLDQDIFTRAIDASSNADLFVVIGSSLVVQPAASLPLCSLKAGGKLVIVNNMETPLDGYAYLKYDELGDVFNYLSDHFKER, from the coding sequence ATGCATAGATTGGCTGAACTTCTGGAAACCTCAAAGAACTGTGTTTTTTTGAGTGGAGCTGGTATTTCAACCTTTTCAGGGATTCCAGACTTCAGGGGTAGTAATGGTCTGTACGCAAAATATGATGCAAATAAGGTATTCGACCTTGAATATTTCCGGGATGACCCTGTTTATTTTTACACACATGCAAAGGATTTTATCTACAATCTTGATACTAAAGAGCCAAACATAATTCATGATACTTTGGCTTCTCTGGAAAAAGAAGGACACGTTCAGGCTGTTATTACTCAGAATATTGATCTGCTTCACCAGAAAGCAGGTTCCATTAATGTTTTAGAAGTTCATGGTTCACCTGCAAATCACAGGTGTCTTGCATGCAACAGGAATTATTCTTATGATGAAGTCTGTGAGCAATTAAAAAACAATGAAGTTCCATATTGTAGTGAATGTGCGGGTCTGATCAAGCCGGATATCACATTTTTCGGGGAAATGCTTGACCAGGATATATTTACAAGAGCTATTGATGCAAGTTCCAATGCCGACCTTTTTGTGGTCATTGGTTCATCACTTGTAGTCCAGCCAGCGGCCAGTCTTCCATTGTGTTCATTGAAAGCCGGGGGCAAACTTGTGATCGTCAATAATATGGAAACGCCTCTGGATGGATATGCATATCTTAAGTACGATGAGCTTGGAGATGTTTTCAATTATCTCTCTGATCATTTCAAGGAAAGGTAA
- a CDS encoding TfoX/Sxy family protein: MGDLAKLPNIGKKLEEQLEQVGVKTPAKLKELGSRKAFERIMIVDENSCKNKLYALEGAIRGVCNHHLPEDEKKALKEHYLSLK; the protein is encoded by the coding sequence ATGGGTGATCTTGCCAAACTTCCGAATATCGGCAAAAAGCTCGAAGAACAGCTTGAACAGGTTGGAGTGAAAACTCCGGCCAAACTCAAAGAACTTGGAAGCAGGAAAGCATTTGAGAGAATAATGATAGTCGATGAGAATTCATGCAAAAACAAGCTCTACGCACTTGAAGGAGCTATTCGGGGAGTATGCAACCATCATCTGCCAGAAGATGAGAAAAAAGCCCTGAAAGAGCATTACCTTTCCTTGAAATGA